One Aegilops tauschii subsp. strangulata cultivar AL8/78 chromosome 2, Aet v6.0, whole genome shotgun sequence genomic window, TACCTTTGTCTGTCCATCAACATCGATAACTTTGAAAGGATGCCAATCTGGTTGCTTGATCTCATCTTCCCATTTTGATAACACAAGTGTTGCCTCTACATCATACTTTGCATTTTTTTTCGAAACACCATTTCCCTCTTTCTTTTTGCATGCAGCAACAAAAGCTTTTTCATCAAGCACACCCATTCTTTTGACACCAATAGTGGATCGAGTTACTTGTATCTGTTGTAGGCCCTACACAGCGAGTAATTTGTTACCCGCGAGAAGGACGAAGCGATATATAAGGTATCACAATCAATAGAAAATTAAGAATGCAATAGAGATTATACATACCTGTATAAGTTCTTTCTTGGCTTGTTCAAGTTCATCATTGGTCCTTCGTTCCACAATAATAAGGGCCTGGTTTGCAGATTCCATGGCTTCAAGTTGTTCATCTTTCTCTTTCAGCTCTTCAGACACCTTATCAAATTCCTTTGATGTTGTATCTGCCTCAGCTCCCATGTGCTTCATTACCTCTAACTTCCCTCTCAACTGTGCTAATTCCATCTCAAGATTCTGCTTAGAAGTTAAGTCCTCTTCCAGTTTGTATTGCCTCCTGAAAGCATCTTCTTTCTCTTGCTGCAATTTCAGGAAGTGAAACAAATGCATTTTCACTAGATACTCAACATACAAACTATGCTTGAAAGCTATACCTCGTGTTTCTTGAGAAGCTGCCTGAGCTCTTCACGCGCCTTCTTATGCTTTAGGGTTGCTAAGTCAAGAAGAACATTCTCGTTTGCATTCTGTAAGAGTTTTGAACAGCATACGtaaattcaaattcagttcattAAGATATAACAGAAGGAATAGAAGATAAAATAGCATTGGAGGAGACATGAAAAAAAAACCTTTTCTTTCTCTGCTTCGACTTTTGCTCTGTCAATATTACTTTTCCTAGCCAACTCTTCAAGTTGCTTATGTCTCCGGATGGCTTGTTCTCTCCTGGTCTTCAGTTCCTGTTGCAGTCTTTGATTATCTTCAACTATTTTACTAGAATTCCCACGAGCGTCTTCCTGCATCTTTCTTATCTCTGGTTATCGAATAGGAAAAAAAAACTCAGTAAGTTCAGTGAGCACAAGATGATATTACTGCTGCCAGCAGTATAGAAGAAAACAAGTAAGATCATTAGTACACAAAATGCAGCAAAAACACACAGAATCGAAATATGTCCATACTTTCATTATATTCCTCAACCATTCGATCCTTGTCTTTCATCATGCTTTCAAGTTTCATTGCAGTTTGATTGTGCTTCAGCTCCAGTTCTTGTAAATGCTTATTCTTCTCTTCCATTTGGCGAGTAAAATGAGCAATACGCTCAGTTCTCTCATGTTCCCGATCACCAACACTTTTTAGAACTCCAATTTTCCTCAAATGCTCTCCTATTGTCCCATGAGAGTTATAATCATCAGATCTTGCAAGCCATCCATAAAGATCGTCCATTTTACAGTTTCTTCTGGTCCAATCAGTCTTACTGTACTGCTCCACTATGAAATGGTTTTCAAAAGCTAATGCATCCTTGAACCCAGTCCAGTCTTCAGCAAACTTGACGATGGAGTGATCAGTCTGGCCCTTGGAATCCAAAAGAATAGTGACTTCGCATGGTCTGAACCGTGATAACTGCGATTTTAACATATGCTCACTCTCCCTGACAAAATTTGTATCCATCAAATCAGCTGGTATATTAACCAGAATGCCCATCCACGGCCATACGAACTTGTCTTGTTCAATCTTAGGAGGCTTATACTCAACGATGGCAAGTTGCAATGATGGTTCCAAGGAGCTGCCCAAATCATTCTTCACATACTCTGCAAGTGCTAGGTGTGCTGCCCTCACCCTGGGCTTGCGTTTCTGAGCAGCCCCTATTCCTGAGGCATGCTGCAGAAGATCCTTGACGTTGTAATCTCGCTTCTTTTTCCCTAGGCAGAAGGGGCACCGGAAGATCTTCTCACCATACTGCACTTTCAATTtttgggaccgcagttgagcgtAGATCTTGTCCTTGTACTCATCGATCTCCGAATCACTAAtctcagattcttcttcagaggtATGCTCCATCGGGATTTGGATGTTGAGAGATAAAATGCCCTGAGGAAGAGCACAAAAAAGCATTCAGTCAGTGCTATCAACTGTTTTGAAGTGATTCATATGGTAAAGAGGCATGTCAAATTAAAGTGAATGGAAAGCTGTGCTAGTCCTCGGAAATGATTAAATAGCCAACATTTCATTTATACACACTTTAAGTTCGTATACTAATTAGGAAATGAGAAACGCGACCAATTTCTAAAATATTCAGATAAAAACCAACCAAAAACCTATCCATGGGTCGATGCAGATGTGTGGATTTCCTCTGCCATTCAGAACGATTTTATTTACACCCAGTGTGTACTCAACGTGCGTACGGAGAATAGCTGGACGAATCCCAGATATTGTTTGGGGAAAAAGAAGTGATTGCTGCAAAAGGATCGGCAACTAAATCAACGAGGGACGGGAGAATGATTTGGATTTGGGTTGATCGCTGCCACAGCGAAGAACGGAAAAACCCCAAGGGCAAAATTAACACTGATCAGCAGTAATTGGATTCCTCTTGTCCGTGAAAAACAATCAAAGAATGGCGAATGGATTACCACGCACCTAAGGACTAGGCAACGAACCGCGAAAATCCCCCCAAAAAACGATCACGCTAGGGTTCCTTACCAACAAAGGAAGGAAGGAAGAAGCAATCCACGCAAATCCGGGGCCAGTAGGCCTCGCTTCTTGTGTGCCGGCGCCGTCGGCACGAGAATGCGTGGGATCTTGGGGAGAAATCAGAGAAGAAGGGCTGAGAAGAGGAACAGCACAGGGGACCGGGGGTTTACGAACGGAGGAACTCTGATGGGGTTTCACCCAACCTATATCTTACTTAACCCCTTCACCTACCCGTTATTCACAATTCTGGCCATCTGAGGCAAACATGTGCTTGTCTTTATTTATGCGATTATTAAGTGGCATTTTTTTTGCGAGCTCACGCGCGTCGGCCTACCTCATCCAGAAATCAAGAAATAAGATTCAcgggagcccccgggcgctctcAGCCATTTGAGACATCCGGCCGCCCGTTTCGATTTCCTGGCGAATGACGGTCGTTCGATCTGGCGATGGGAAGATCCAGGCTGCCGGATCAAAAGACGATGTTGTAGCAAGGAATAGTGTCAAACTGGGATGCTAGCGCGTGTAATTCCTAGAGCCCGTCGAGGGCATTTTCGTCATTTTACGTAGGTGAAAAAAATGCCTAATAGCGACAAGGGTGAGACCGAGAGCGAGGCAGTGAGCACCCGCTGGAACCCAAGTCGTTCCCTATCCCGCGCATCTCTCTCTCTCGAGTcgccgccgtccgccatcctccttgtcccgcctcttcTCCTTCCCATCGCCCCTCCCCCCCGGTTGGTCATCCTCTTGCATCTACCCAAGGGGCGCCGCCGCCGGTGCTGCCGCTGCTCCCCCGTCGAGCTCGAGCCCATAACCAACAAGGAATAGAGGGCTCCCCCTAATTCAGAACCAAATCTCCCTCTCACCCACCTCACCGTCTCCTTCCCACCCACCTCACCTCCGGCCATGTCCACCCCACCCTCTCCTCTCCTTCCCTCATCACGAGCTAGGACAAGGAGGGCCACCGTGGCCGAGTAGGCCAGGCGGCGTGTCCAGATCGCAAGGAGCCGCCCCCAGGTCGGCCATGGCACGACCGAGTAGAGCAGGTGAGTAGGGAGACTAGGTCGCTCTCTCTCCCTCTGTCTCGCATGGGGACGCAGATCTTCCTCCGCTTGCTCCCAGCATGGCACCGGCCGGATCCACCTCCGCCACAACCACTACACCGGCACCGACATCCATGTGCTTCTTCTCCATGGAAATGGACATGGAGCACCAACACCACAGAATGAGAATGCAAGGTCCCTCTTATCCTTCCTATGCTTGCTTGTTTCAATTTGGCCACTCCCCTCCCTCTCTCACTCCCTGATGCGTGCAGACACAAGCAAGGGAAGACCATCACTTTGCTCCCCCGGGTAGCCGCAGCTCCAGCCCTACTGGACGCCATGGAAGGTGTgttagggcatatttctccctaagtggttttggtgattgatgacaacatgtttgcggactCATCATGTGCACTGAGCTTTTGAGACTATCAAGCATATGGCAGAAGACGATTCGTTCCCCTCGAAGTTTCAAGAGGAGACGGTTTTCTTACTCGCGGTTCTTTTCTGGTGGACTTGAGTCGTAGGGAaaaccgtactatcaagagggggtccgcgtcgGAAAGGtcgggtggaatcaacacgtacacactCATATTGCACCCATCAACCCCTTCCGTTTCATTGGAGTTGTCCTCCGTTCGCATCGAAGGAGGGAGAAgagccacaagcggtagtaccgctggctgCAACACGTAACCACCGCTCGCACTACCGCTCATGGCTGGGACCTTGATTTTTCGTGTCGGGATCTAAGATGGTTCCTCAGGGTACTACTGTGGTACTCGTTTGTCCCCAGAAAAATGGGCGGATGTAGCAGCGGTAGTTAGGGGGTAGTACCGCCtataggcggtagtaccgctcctactACCACGGCTACCACCGCCCGATGCTCTGTTTTTCCCCTGTTTCCCTTTGTCGCATGTGCATACTTcagggagcggtagtaccgctcccagaGCGGTGGTACCGCTTGTCTGCGGGCTGAGAGgtgcataacggttggatttgtcccCCACtaaaaagggggtcttcttccccaagaagaCTCACCTCTTTCTGCCCCaaactccattgttgctccaaagctcattttcgcccgatctctctccctagccaatcaaacttgttgattttctaggaattggttgagaaggcccggatctacacttccaccaagagatattcgattcccccccactaatcccttatagatcttgttactcttgggtgtttgagcaccctagacggttgaggtcacctcggagccacattccattgtggtgaagctccgtggtatcgttgggagcctccaatcaagttgtggagattgccccaaccttgtttgtaaaggttcggccgccgccttcaagggcaccactagtggaatcacaacatctcgcattgtgtgagggcgtgaggagaatatggtggccctagtggcttcttggggagcattgtgcctccacaccgctccaatggagacgtacttcccccaagggaaggaacttcggtaacacatcctcgtttccaccggctccacttgtggttatctctcccctttactttgtgcaagctattattgtgttgtatcctttgcttgcacttgttgttgttgttgttgttgttgttgttgtttgcatcatataggttgctcacctagttgcacatctagacaacctatttgttgctaaacctattttgttaagaaaagctaaaaattggtaGTTTCCTAgtcaccccctctagtcaaccatatcgatcctttcaaggTATCTCTCTGCTCCTCCTCCCTCTCATGCTATGCTCTACTTGTCCATGCCCATCCAATTTGCTTACTGCAACTTTCGTTCTTCAGAGAGGAGAAAAAATGAAGAATTCTGAATCTTTAGCCGTGGTCCAAGAAGAAAACAGAATCTTTCTTCAGAGAGTAGTCTTGCTGTGACAAGAACTCTGAAACGATGAATTTATGTGACAAACAATGAATTTGGGCCAACTTGCAAGGGTCTATCTCTTTGTTGATCTCTGTTTTTGCAGCATTGTATGCCAGAAAACTGAGTCATCCAAGTAAGGTGAGTACGTGATGTCACGTCTACTGGTATCTCTCCATCTCACGATTTGAAGACCATGCAAGTGACTTAAAAAAGAAGAGGTCCAAAATGTCCAAGGAGATTGAAGATGACGATAAAAAGATCGACATATCTAACGACTATCAAGATGCCAACAATACTTGCCCCCTGCAATTGGTAATACTTCGGCTCTTCTTTATGAAACCTTTGATGCATATTGTATCACGACTTTATTGTTTGCTAAACATTGCTGCTTGTTCTCTTTTGTAATACTTATACTTGCATATTGTGTTTGATCGAGTGAACGTCCATCGCCCCTTTACCATGTAGATATTGATGGCCAATGATGTAGGCTGATATCTTTTCTTTGTTTGTCCATACTGATTGTGCTGTTAGAAGATCCATATGACTTGGAAGGAGAAATATTAGCCTTATGTGCTTTCCTATTGTATATTGATGCATCAACCATTGTTGCAGATTGTGAGGTCCCTATTTTTATGGATACCGACCTGGCTGTCACTTATAGATTCACAATTATTTGTTTCTTCTAAGCATTGTTTGTCGATAATTTTCTGTTGATATTACTACCACTACTGCATGATGGCCCAAACGTGACAGtccaatcagagacccttcgacgaaactgtgtgtgatgcattaatcgcaaacggtggtgtaagaAACCGTAAAAAATGggacgaactgtttgcgattgcGCATACATCAAACATGATTCAGATCAGAGATGCGCGTGTGATGCGTGGCATACGGTTAATccatacgaactgtttgcgatga contains:
- the LOC109759811 gene encoding factor of DNA methylation 1, with the translated sequence MEHTSEEESEISDSEIDEYKDKIYAQLRSQKLKVQYGEKIFRCPFCLGKKKRDYNVKDLLQHASGIGAAQKRKPRVRAAHLALAEYVKNDLGSSLEPSLQLAIVEYKPPKIEQDKFVWPWMGILVNIPADLMDTNFVRESEHMLKSQLSRFRPCEVTILLDSKGQTDHSIVKFAEDWTGFKDALAFENHFIVEQYSKTDWTRRNCKMDDLYGWLARSDDYNSHGTIGEHLRKIGVLKSVGDREHERTERIAHFTRQMEEKNKHLQELELKHNQTAMKLESMMKDKDRMVEEYNEKIRKMQEDARGNSSKIVEDNQRLQQELKTRREQAIRRHKQLEELARKSNIDRAKVEAEKEKNANENVLLDLATLKHKKAREELRQLLKKHEQEKEDAFRRQYKLEEDLTSKQNLEMELAQLRGKLEVMKHMGAEADTTSKEFDKVSEELKEKDEQLEAMESANQALIIVERRTNDELEQAKKELIQGLQQIQVTRSTIGVKRMGVLDEKAFVAACKKKEGNGVSKKNAKYDVEATLVLSKWEDEIKQPDWHPFKVIDVDGQTKEIVREDDEKLQALKEELGQEAHDVVVKALLEMNEYNPSGRYPVPVLWNFKENRRAPLDEAVAYILKQWKASKNKRTYFS